In the genome of Theropithecus gelada isolate Dixy chromosome 19, Tgel_1.0, whole genome shotgun sequence, the window GCAGCCCCTACTTGCCGGCGATGAGCGGGTTCCGCAGGACCACGATGACCGAGTCCCCGCGCAGGAACATCTTGGAGATGTAGCGGTCTTTATTGACTGGCTTGGATTTCTTCTTGCCCTTGCCGCTCTTAGGGACCTCAGTCCACATCTCCTTCACGTTCTCCAGCACCATGTTGCAGTGCCTGGTGGGGAACAGGGAGGGGAGGCACTGGGTGTGAGGGGGGTGCCTCTGACAGCGCTGCCTGCTGCTCGCCCCCTCCAGCAGCATGGCTTGGGGAAGGGTGCAGGTGCTAGGCTGGATGACCAAGTTGCCAAGGCCAATTCTGCCAGTTCTTAGGTTGAGGCTGAGGCAAAGGACTGCACCTCTCTGTGCCAGTTTGTTCATCTTTAAGAGGGAAGACAATCACAGTACCTTCCTCACAAGGTCGttgaatattatctttttttttctttttttttttttgagacagagtgtcgctctgttgcccaggctggagtgcagtggtgcgatttcagctcgccgcaacctctgcctcctgggttcaggcaattctcgtgcctcggcctcctgagtagctgtgaatacaggtgtgcaccaccacgcccggtttttatattttcaatagagatgccgtttcaccatgttagccaggctagtctcgaactcctgacctcaggtgatccacctgccttggcctcccaaagtgctggaattacaagcatgagccaccacactgggccataCACCCCAGGCGTCTGAGAAACCTTTGAGCTCTTCAGACTGGAGCTAGGGCAGCCTCTCTAGGCCTGCACAGAACACCTCCCAGGACCCAGCACTCACCTATCGAAGGCCTTCACGCGGCCCAGGAGTTTCTTATTGTTGCGACAGTTGATGAGCACTTGAGTGTTGTTCTTGACTGACTGAGTGAGCACAGAGAGTGGACCCGTGTTAAATTCCTCCTCCTCTCGCTTCTGCAGCTCCTCTGGGGTCATCTCACTC includes:
- the SNRPD2 gene encoding small nuclear ribonucleoprotein Sm D2 isoform X1, with product MSLLNKPKSEMTPEELQKREEEEFNTGPLSVLTQSVKNNTQVLINCRNNKKLLGRVKAFDRHCNMVLENVKEMWTEVPKSGKGKKKSKPVNKDRYISKMFLRGDSVIVVLRNPLIAGK
- the SNRPD2 gene encoding small nuclear ribonucleoprotein Sm D2 isoform X2 — translated: MTPEELQKREEEEFNTGPLSVLTQSVKNNTQVLINCRNNKKLLGRVKAFDRHCNMVLENVKEMWTEVPKSGKGKKKSKPVNKDRYISKMFLRGDSVIVVLRNPLIAGK